One genomic segment of Rivularia sp. PCC 7116 includes these proteins:
- a CDS encoding NAD-dependent epimerase/dehydratase family protein: MRILIMGGTRFIGVYLTQLLVEQGHDVVLFNRGNRPLPVENVTQIIGDRTDSKQLQEKLKNENFDVIFDNNGRELTDTQPLADIFQNRLQHFVYMSSAGVYLKSDSLPHVEGDAVDEKSRHKGKHHTESFLEVRDFPFTSIRPTYIYGPQNYNDLEAWFFDRITRNRPLPIPGNGLHITQLGHVKDLAKAMTQVIGNSNAIKQIYNVSGNRYVTFDGLARACAVAVGKSADDIQIVHYDPKKFDFGKRKAFPMRMQHFFASVNKAITELDWHPDYDLTSGLKDSFKNDYLVSERDKKEIDFSIDDEILNAVG; encoded by the coding sequence ATGCGAATTTTAATCATGGGGGGTACTCGGTTTATCGGTGTGTATCTCACTCAATTACTGGTTGAACAAGGACATGATGTGGTATTGTTCAATCGCGGCAATCGTCCGTTACCAGTCGAGAACGTCACCCAGATAATAGGCGATCGCACTGACTCAAAGCAGTTACAAGAAAAGTTAAAAAACGAAAATTTTGATGTCATTTTCGACAATAATGGACGCGAACTGACAGATACTCAACCATTAGCAGATATTTTTCAAAATCGGTTGCAGCATTTTGTGTACATGAGTTCTGCTGGAGTTTATCTCAAATCAGATAGCTTGCCTCATGTAGAGGGAGATGCAGTAGACGAAAAAAGTCGTCATAAGGGAAAACATCATACCGAAAGTTTCCTTGAAGTTCGGGACTTTCCTTTTACGTCAATTCGTCCCACCTATATTTACGGGCCTCAAAATTACAACGATTTAGAAGCTTGGTTTTTTGACAGAATCACTAGAAATCGTCCGCTTCCTATTCCCGGTAACGGATTGCATATAACTCAGCTAGGTCACGTTAAGGACTTAGCCAAAGCAATGACTCAAGTTATAGGTAATTCTAATGCAATTAAACAGATTTATAACGTTTCGGGAAATCGTTACGTAACTTTTGATGGTTTAGCCCGTGCTTGTGCTGTAGCTGTAGGTAAATCAGCCGACGACATTCAAATCGTGCATTATGACCCCAAAAAATTTGATTTTGGCAAGCGCAAAGCTTTCCCCATGAGAATGCAACACTTTTTCGCGTCGGTTAACAAAGCCATCACAGAATTAGATTGGCATCCAGATTACGATTTAACATCTGGACTAAAAGATTCATTTAAAAACGATTATTTAGTATCCGAACGAGATAAAAAAGAAATTGATTTTTCAATTGATGACGAGATTTTAAACGCTGTGGGTTAG
- a CDS encoding glycosyltransferase gives MPLKYALVHEWLTPEATGGSELVVREILNHIDAQLYALIDFESRNPESYLYKRQIGTTALQYLPASRKGVQKYLPLLPLAIEQLDLRQHDVILSSSHAVAKGILTTPDQLHICYCHSPMRYAWDLTFDYLRESKLGTGMVGWLTRYILHRLRQWDVLSANRVDYFIANSAHTARRIWRCYRRDAEVIYPPVNTESFPFLSQKEDFYLTVSRLVSYKQVTLIVKAFNQLQKPLVIIGTGPEMDKILKIAKPNIQILGWQPDDMVKKYMANARGFVYAACEDFGIALVEAQACGTPVIAYGAGGALETVRDIRSHGNTGTGVFFQKQTEASLIEAVETFEAKADKFSPEYARKHAAQFSKQMFASRYLNFVHMCEEKTNKRKIEI, from the coding sequence GTGCCTTTAAAGTATGCTTTGGTGCATGAGTGGCTGACACCGGAGGCAACTGGTGGTTCGGAACTCGTAGTACGAGAAATTTTGAATCATATTGATGCCCAATTGTATGCTCTCATCGATTTTGAATCTAGAAATCCGGAAAGTTATTTATATAAACGTCAGATTGGCACTACAGCTTTACAGTATTTACCCGCATCGAGAAAAGGTGTACAAAAGTACTTACCATTGTTGCCGTTAGCTATTGAGCAGCTCGATTTACGTCAACATGATGTGATTCTTTCTTCGTCCCATGCCGTTGCAAAGGGGATTTTAACGACTCCAGACCAGTTGCATATTTGTTACTGTCATAGTCCGATGCGTTACGCATGGGATCTAACTTTTGACTATCTCCGAGAAAGCAAACTTGGAACAGGAATGGTGGGATGGTTAACCCGTTATATACTGCATCGTTTAAGGCAGTGGGATGTTCTAAGCGCCAATCGAGTTGATTATTTTATAGCCAATAGCGCACACACCGCACGTCGCATTTGGAGATGTTATAGAAGAGACGCTGAGGTTATCTATCCACCAGTAAATACCGAAAGTTTTCCTTTTTTATCTCAGAAAGAAGATTTTTATCTTACTGTTTCCCGGTTAGTAAGTTACAAGCAAGTAACTTTAATTGTCAAAGCTTTTAATCAATTACAAAAACCTTTAGTAATAATTGGTACCGGTCCCGAGATGGATAAAATCCTTAAGATAGCCAAACCCAACATACAAATACTAGGATGGCAGCCAGACGATATGGTAAAAAAATATATGGCGAATGCCCGAGGTTTTGTGTATGCTGCTTGTGAAGATTTTGGTATTGCCTTAGTTGAAGCACAAGCCTGCGGTACTCCAGTCATAGCCTATGGTGCTGGGGGTGCTTTAGAAACGGTGCGAGATATTCGCTCCCACGGCAATACGGGAACGGGTGTATTTTTTCAGAAACAAACAGAAGCCTCTTTAATCGAAGCAGTGGAAACTTTTGAAGCAAAAGCTGACAAATTCAGTCCTGAATATGCCAGAAAGCACGCTGCTCAATTCTCGAAGCAGATGTTTGCTTCTCGTTATCTCAACTTTGTCCATATGTGTGAGGAAAAAACCAACAAAAGGAAAATAGAAATTTGA